The genomic stretch AAGGCCCGGATGCAGGCGACGTGTTTCTGCACCTAATTGAGCTCGAGTCGGCCGGACCGCGGATGTGTATCGGCGAGAAAACTGGGGCATCTTGTGTAAGTACGTGCGTCTGCATccgcgacgtcgacgtcgtcgtgtACAAGGGGGaacctgcagcagcagcagcggtatCGTCGCTGTCTATTTTCGGGCCagacagaagaagaagacaagacgaagacgacgtCGACGGTTGACGGTGCCGCGAAGCCGAGGCCTATCGTCGCCCCGGTGCAATCCCCGACCCAGAATTAGTTAGTCATGGATTATTTGTGTTTATGTAATCTGAGAATTTAGACGCGACGCCGTCGACGTCACGAGACTCGACcccaagagagagagagagagagagaaaccgACATCGTCGCTGCTGCGAAGTcatcggatttttggcggctGCTGCAGCGCATGTGCAGCCAGATATAATACCTACAACCGTTAATCTATCCCTGCATGCCCGACGTACGTGGATaggatatattaattatttaaaaactcCCGACGTACGACGTACTACGGCATAGGTCAGATTCTATATTTAACCCACGCCAGCGTAATTGCAATTACGATATCCTGgcggcggcagcagcagcagcagcagagcgGAGCAAATTCGTCGCGTATAAGTTCACTCGAGTGCACCTgatgtacctacgtacgtaAAGCTTCGAACGAGTGTTACAACTTTCGGAATAGTTCTCGAGTCTCCTCGGGGCTGTCGGCCTGTCTGCGCATTGCGGGCTCCGCAGCTCCCTTACGATTAGTCGCATAACTCGCCGCCTCTCCACCCGACTCTATAAAAATGCCTAAATTAGCGAAGTTTATTTTCGTAGAGATAAGCAACGGCGATCTCCTCGAGTCTCCGAGTACCTACTGTATAACAAATTCGTTTAAATCAGAGCCGGCGGGATGCAGAATTGATGCGTTACGTTTCGTCGCGCGCGGAGCAGCTGCCATACCGTGTGTAAGTCTATTTGAGGATAAAGAGCGGCGGAATGAGGTAAAACTCGGCGGATGAGAAGGAGGGCGGAAAATCGCATCGGGATGattttatacataatacatatatatatatatatatatatatatatatatatatatatatatatatatatatatatatatacatacacagatatatatgtgtatataaaagAAGAGATGGATATGTGCTCCATCTAGACAAAGGATggtgaaattctgaaaagttGGAATGAATACCGTCCGCCGTGGAGACGTGGGGGCATATCTTGAAGTCCTCGATTCCTGGAATTTCCGCAATTGCAACCCGCCGCATCGGGGTCGTCGAAACGAGATACGCTTCTCGCGGAAGATTCGAGACGTACCCTGTAAGAACTGAATTCCTACATAGTATGACTGCGCAAAAAGCTTCCCCGCCACTATTTTCGATCGTTCGTATGCTCGACGGTACTTACGAGGTAAGGGGGTGGTAAAAGCGATAAAATTATCCGGTGGAAAAATTCGGACGGGTCCGAGAACCGTTGAATATCGTGTCGAGTCAACAAAGTCACGGAAGAAACGATTCCCTTCGTCTGTCTACGCATGCGTAGacacgtatgtacctatacatatatctacctGCTATAGGCATATACTCAACCTACATACATTTCATTGCTGGTGTAATATAACTTGGTTGGAGTTTCCGAATAACGTTTCTAGCTCAAAGTCAACGACGACGAAGGAATGAATCTAGTCTTGTGGACGGATATGGTGTTACAggcatttttcgaatttcaattaatttcaatcaaacgcagagtgaaaaaacaaacaggtTGTGAGAAGATCGCAagcttttttctctcaacctGTGTGCAGGTGGAAAAAGTGGTGGGCTTACTCACTGTAAAGTAATTCACCCGCGTAAATCAGTTGGAAGTTTAAAGAAATTCACAAGCGAACACGTGAATTGCAATGAACAGACATTACGCAGCAAAACAATGTCAACGAAAACTTGTATCGTAGAATGATGGACGATAATTGTTCCGAATTCTTCATGTTTCACTGCAGTTTCGAGCCCCCGTGTTACTTCTTGGTTCACCCAGACGATTACGCTTACGCAAGTACCAATATCTTTGCTATTTATTGATGGTACTTAAATGAACGTGGAAAGGAGTCCGCAGACTTTCACTGTAAGTTATTGCGCCGGGAGTAAGTTGCATGTGAATAACAGAGTTTCCACGGACTCTGCAATTTGAGATTATAAACGACGATAACAGAACTATAAGACACAGAGATCGCTGCTTTCGACAACAGGAAATCAGTCATCGATATGTGCATTTGTGTAACGTAAACCGTACCGCAAGTCTTTCGCGATGAAATGTAGATCATAATGTCCGCTTGTAAATCGGTATGGCAATAAAACACATCGCGATACTTCAAGATTAAAGAGTCAATGCTCCGTTATTTCCACATCCTCAATACAAGGTTACAGTGAATTGCCGAGAGCCCGAGCCCATGCGTGATAATTTCAACAAGctgaatcagaaattttcaagaaccCGGGGTTATACGGACATCGCCGAATTTATCCAGGGGCCAATGCTCTCGGCAGGATGATGCGAAAAATCTAAATCCATCGTGTCAACGCTTCTTTCCCACGATGCGATGAAATGACGCGCGGTATGCATGCTCGTTTTCCTCAACGGTGCAGGTTACACGAAGATAATTAAAACTCCTGTATCCGGCAGGCAGGATGGTTATGAATACCTTTGGCGTAAAGTGCTAACAAAGCTGAATATTTCCGTGTTATACGAATTACAACGGTATCGGATGGATTTCATATTCAAAGGCatccgctgctgctgctgctgctgctgttgttgtcaTCAGAATCGCGCGTTCACACGGACCGCGCTTCTGATGCTGCCCGTTGTCCCTGCGTGCACCGACGATAATCAACACGCTGACGTTTCCGATCTCATGGGTATAAACAATGCGTAATACTTATTATCTGGTGGGTCAGTGGTACGGATGCTGGAGCAGCAAAGCACTGTTACACATTGTCACTGTCACGAGATTTCTAGAACGCTTTGCCCAGAGCCGTGTCTAGTGGTCACGTATAGTGGGACGTTGGTGAAAATTAACGCGTACTTATCGCTGAAATTCACAGCTTCTGCTTCGCCGGTTGAATAATTGAGACTAAAACCGAAGCGGATGAGTGAAAGTAGGAAAAAGTGGAGAGAGGAGGGGACTGCAGCTGTTGgtaaaaattgtggaaattgTGGAAATTGAATGATCGTGTGAtatagaagaaaattattgggTACGGCCCTGGAAGCCTGCAGGGAGCTCTCGCCCGGTATAAAACGGATATATTCTCTCTCATGAGTGCATTTTGCGAAATGGAATTAACCATGAAAGTGATCAAAGCGTTGGTTCTCGTGTTAATCGGTGTTCAACGAGCAGCCAGCTCCGGGCCATTCGTCCAGGAAGCGCTTGCCAAAGTCTTCGGGCCTTGGACTCCATACACGAAGTACGGACGAGCCAttgtttgttaattttgttaatggaatttgaaaaataaaagtcgaAGTCAAAGAAAAGCGAAAAAGCAAACCAGAGTGAAAATTCCATcaggaaaaacaattttaaagtGTTCGACACAATCCATCGggtcaatttgtttttttaacatcGCCTGCCTGATTATTTCACAACTCATTTCTGAAAAACTCGGTTTATCCAGCGTTAGAACGATTCAGTTGTTGAATCAGCTGTGCAACGAGTCGCAGAAGGACGATGAAGTCAGGACCGATGCTTGCTACGGATGCTTCTTCAGGTCCAGCAATCAGTCCCCCGGATATCCGATGCTTCTGACGATGGCTTCCTGCGCTGACACGTATCTCAACAACACGGATTACGGACACTGCCAAGGCTACTTGAGGGTACTTACTATTCGCAACAGCCGCAAGTCCAAAATACTACACACATTGTATGtcaactaacaataaaaccCGCACAAGTACGACCAGGAGACTTAGAATGCAAGTGCGGAACGAGCGCACGATAGGCTAGGTATATAGGATAAGAATAAGGAAAAAGTTTTGGGTCCACGACCACGAGCAACGATCGTTGGAGTTCCTTAACAATGCCAATTGAATGAAGTTCCTCTCCTATACGTAGGACCCTCGAAAACACTGACGCAGCCAGTTGATTTCGTTCGCGGACTTGCCAAGTGGAAAGAATATATGTCACATATGAGAGGCGTGTGTGTCCAAGTTATACTTGACTGTCCGTCGTCGCGAACGTTGTTAGCGGCTGGGTGAAGACGTTTCCGTCAGGGTCGATGTTCGCGAACAAACGTCATATACAACCTTAAACATACGAGTACACGAAACCACTAGTGTAACTTCGTAATCACACCTTGTACGACTAACAATATGCTTTTTCTAGAACGCAACAAATTCAATATCCACCCGCACAACCCCAGGAATCATTTACTGTTCGTTCCTGGAGTGCATTCGTCAAGTGAACAAGAACATGCTGGTAATTGAACGCTTGAATtcgtaagaaaatttaaagtcTTCTGCATCTCTTTAGTCTGACTCTTCTACTGTTCACCCTCCTTTTAATCTAAAACGTTGAGCACCGCTGACTCGCTTTAGTCCGCAGGAGTAAATCTCAATTATACGACCACCACGAGCTGCAAGTATCCTCGCGCTGGTTTTCCAGCGTtcgccccccctccccccccccccccccgccgccgtTCACCATTCACCCGGAAAACTGTAAATACTGTAAATAAAGTGCAAATAAACAGGAAGCGAACGAGGTTGCGCCACCGATCGATCAGAGACGATTGCAGGCTCGAGAGACCTCGAGCGTATTGACAGCGAGTAACAACAATGAACACCACTCCCACTATTTTGCAAGCTTCCAATTTAGCCGACGAAACCTGCAGCGGAGGAAGTCGATCTGCGTCATTGTCGACAGACGCGAAAGTGATGGGAACACCGTAAGACCTGGAGCGGAACCTTTTAATCCAAGATAATTTATTCAGGTGAATCGACAGATAGAGTACTGATAAATGTTTCAGCGAGAGTCGTTTACTGCCAATGCATGAGAAGCTACAAATAGCTCCGTTAATTCACGTTgatcttttttcttgttttttccttcttctttctctcttcttcaaaAATCTGCATCGCGaggatgaaagattttttactCGGAAAGACAAACCCCCCAAATCGATTCTCAATGATTGTTATTTCCTTATAGATCGCGCAATGCGTCAACGAGGCTAAAGCGATGTTCTCAAGCTTCAACTGTGCCGACGTTCAGCTAAGCCAGCTTTTCGTGAACGCTACCGCCTGCGTATTGGCGAAGACACGCTGCGGATATTTGAACCCCGTCACCGGAACTACACAGGACGACGATTTGGCGAATAAATTGAACATCATATCCATCAACGCTCTTCAGGTCAACACCAACTATGACTTGAACATCATTCGGGTGCCTTTTGTACACCCGGCCAAGGGTGACGAGTGTGGGAAGTTTCGGAACGTCGACCAAGCTTCCTGGCCCTCGGTCGAATGCTAGCAATACCCACTTTCatacgttatttatttatttagttaaaTCATCAGTTTGGAAAATAGGAAACGGTATGGTTTcaataaaactgaaattttaaaacgagTGACTTTATCGTTGGTTCAAACATTAcgtataattgtaataataatatattaatgcATGAACATTCCTGCATTtctgggaataaaaaaagatgataATAAAGTGAAAACCGTGTTACTCGACCGCAACCTCCAAGGATGGTATTGAATTACATTATCCGAACcgatactatacatatatggataTGTATGTCGAGAATGCGTAAGAGCATCTTTTACGGCGGTTATGatttcactcacaatcagttgaaCTCATCCAACTAGTATGACATTTGAATTGACGTTAGAGTTGTAAGATggatcgtataataataacgtacACGATTCGAGAATCGACAGCATCTCGTACAGAGTATACTCGTGAATCAGAAGACAACTGCGCTGCAGGGACCATGTATCCAGGGACTCCGTTTACAAGGTGAAACtaacccaacccaacccaacccaaccAAAATTGAATGCactgaaaaaatcaagttcGAGCTTCGAATACAGACGGTTACAAATGTGAAGTAACGCCAGGTAACTGCATATGATACAGGAAAATGCGCAATCTAACGCACATAGAGACAGACGTGTACTCGAGTCTTGTACGCGTGGATTAAGGAGGTACAACAGACGAGGATAAAGGGATGCCTGAGAAGTAGCCCACGAGGGTAGAAGTAAGGGAGGCAAAGGCGGCGAAGGAGAAAGGGGGGTAGATGATACTAGAGTTAATTCCTGCGGAGGatcttccttctttcctttacATTGTTATGTAAAGCTAAGCATGACTCGAACAACGATCCAGGAATCGATTCCAGTCCAGCGCGTTCCGAGGTTGGCTGCTGTTTCTAGTATACGAGTATGGTGCAGGTATACAGCTCGTGCGACCAGAGCGTCGATGACAGGCTCTTTCAGCCCTCATTGTGGTCTCCTCGAAATCGGCGTAACCACGGAACGAATGATCTTTCGTGCACACGATAACTAGCGCTCCGGATCGTAAGTTAACGGAACGAAAACCGCTGCTGCAACAACCCCTGCCATATGTGCATTGGCGTCATGTACCAACGTTACATGGCAGTTGTAACGCGGAAGGTACGTTACACGCACGTAGGTCCTTACATTTCGCGCATCATCCGCTGGGATAGACTCACACGTATATCCACCCTGCATGTGTCGTACCATGGATGCACAAtgaatgcatgcatgcatgtggGTGGCGTAAACTCGGTCCAGCGTGCGTTTCCGAGTTAGCTGGTTTCACACGTGTTAAAATAATTTGTCATCCGCGGATGCATCCATCTCTCTTCCCCCGCCAGTTAGCATGACTCAGAACCATACGCGAGGCGTCTCTCCTCGTCCGTCTCGCGCTTCGTTCCGCGTACGGCATCTGCATATTAAGTCAGATTGGCTCCCGGAGAATTGAGCCACGCGAGTTAGATTACCCCAAGAATACACGCACGTATACCCGGCATCGTTGATGTGACTCGCGAGTCGGCATTGGGTAAAACACACCGATGTTTGTCACACATATACCCACATACGGATGAGAGTTTACGCGCATTGGCCGCAGAGACCAAGGGCCACCCGCGGTACAAGTAATttgcatatttcaaattatttcaaggaAAGGGTTAAGTGAAGCCATCGCCGGCGATATACACTCATCTTTTCCGCGAATCATTCGCTTGTGGAGGTAGGTATACGCATGTACTGGCTCCGGCCAGCTTCCAGTGGATTTCATTGAGCTTGCTGGGAAACGTGATCTGCGGTTGACGTGGGTATttaccgtgaaaaatattgagggTACACAAGCTTCAAAGCGTTACTTTTATACCTTTTCTGTTTACTTTGTATTAAGATACCTACTTCTTCGAAACACCGCAGTTTAATTACACACTTAGGTACACAGCTTAGATTgcggatattttttcatttcaattcaccTCTCCTGAATGTTCCGCAGATAACCATCACGTACCGTATAAAACGCCTAAAAGGTTCAAAACTCAAACGGAGTACCTACACTTTCGTCGATAATCACGGATAAGGAAAATCTTCCGATTTGTATAGTGTGTCAGCGAAGCGtaaaattgtttgattttgcattttcattttaaaatactTTCGAAATCTGGTCGGCCAGTCAATAACAACACGCGAGAATATAGGGTATAATTAGCGAGGATGAATGCTCGGCTTTGACCACAGCGAAGAGATTAATTCCCCTGTCACGGTGCTGAATTAGAGAATATACGAGTAGATTTGAAATggggaaaaattgtgaatttcgaACCAGTGGAGTCGTAGTTCTTCCCGTTCAATAGGTGGTTAAAACGTAGCCGCATGGCCTCTTCGTTTAATTAAAATggcgaaaaagaaagaaaatgaaaagtaacgaaaagTATAAGGATGAaacgaaagaatgaaaaatgagaaatggCAATCACCTAACAGCGAATATTGTTATCATATCTGAACGCATATTTTTGGCCGTACAGGAATTCCTCCGGCCTAGGCTGCACGTGTTGGCAATCGATAAAAACGCCCATACACACTGTGCCAACGTGTGTACCTACACGTAACATACGTGAGTACATATGTACAATTTGCTCAGACTAGACGTCTCGACGGTATAGATCAAGAActtattgaataattgatcGGCTGACAAGGAGGTGCGTCtaatctttcaaaagttatagagTCCGCCCGACGGCGAAATATACTTATCATACATGTTACGTAATTTCGttgtattacatacatatataatacgagCCGACATCGAGCCACATGTGGCGGCTAAGCGGTACACAGatttatgtatacgtatatttatgtCATACATACCTAATGTATctgtaatattaatatatgtatattattgtatatgatACATATAGACGTGTGTGAAATAGTTTGATGTAACAAATAGCACTACGCGAGACGTTGAAAATCAAGGGAGAAAAACAATTATGATGAAAATGCGGAATCGCGTCGCGAGAGTAAGTTTGAATAAAACTTTGAGAAGCTCTTCATgggtttctctctttttcctcctTGTCCGTGGGACACGTTCACGATCGGGCCGTAGATGAGAGATGACAAGGGAAAAAGCAGATTGAAGCGTCTGCGGGGTGAATCATCGGCATGATCACGGCACCTCCGGCAACACATTGATGCCGCAGCCAAGGATGATGATACACGACGTAACTCCTTATTGTTGTAACAAACAACCGCGTCATCGCCAAGTATTTCCACGCAAacgaacacacacacaaaaaaatataatgcaCATAGTGCCTACACATACGTTATGCATAggcatatatttattattggaTAATTGCGTCACTGCTTATATTCTCATCTCGGTTTATAGCGCATATACCTCGGCACACCACTCACGTACTTGCAATATGTTACGTACATGTTATACGAGCACGTAGCGCGTATTTCCCTTTCTACGTATAAGTATATCAATTCCCTCTTACTGgcgcatatattatacagctGACACGGCGTTGTAAACACGTGACATGCCAATAGGGCGAACATACACGCGTGCATCATGGGTGTACGGATGTGTAGTTGCCTAGATTTACTCGACGCTGAGcacgtttatacatatatcagaaACGTGAACGTGATCTATATTTATCGTTACGCGGTAATGAGGTAATAACGCACACAACTGCACGCGACTTATTCCCTGCACCGCGGTGCAACAAAAACGATGCCATCGGACACGTCCCGGAGTACCTATAACGCGTATGAgatacgtgtatacatattgtGTATAACACTGTGCGGAATACCAAAGTACTTCTATCCGTGTGCCTGTGAGATGATGTGAGCTCATTGCCTGAAAGGTCCAGAATATTATGGGAAACGGTTAATCGTCGAGGAATGACGGTGATACGTGTAGGGTGtcttcgtcgtcttcgtcgtcgtcgtcgttgtctaTCCCTCACGCATGCCGTAAgtcagccagccagccagccaaccAGCCAGCTATGCCCAATAAGTGATGTCACTGTGCAGGCTTGGCCGACGATGGCAATGCGCGTGACATCGTTCAAACTCTATTCTTAGCACAATGACACCCGCGGAATGTGCCGTCttgtatattttcatatttctctgTGAATTGCTCACCGAGCGTGGTCTTAGATATACAAGCGTGGGCGATCGTCGGCCTACAGTGTAACAAGCCGCCGCTGTCACATGGCACTACTAccgcttttctttttatattttcataccGTCTTCGATTTCTTGAGgttattatttgtttagttccgtttttcatttttattttcatgccTCTTCGTCCTCTCACCAAAGTATTTCCACCGATTCAATGATAAAGacagaataacaataaaaacagTGTGAAATATATGTTTGTTGCAAAAATCATCCGAGAGATCGCCGAGCGATGATTGTATAAACGAAAGACAGCGATGCGGTGCCAGAGACGAAAACAGGAATATTTCAAAGTATTGAAATAGAAAGAAGtttgaacgaagaaaaaagcgGCACAAATAAAAGAAGTTGTAAGAAagtgtatagaaataaaaaataatgaaaaaagaaaatcccagCAGGTATCGACGGCGTCGATAGTTACAAAACGTTAGAAGCGTCATAAATCTTTCTCGGTAAATTGTAGAGGAGAAGCAATCAAAACGAAACCACGGGAaagcataaataaaaaaacaaaaagacaggtgaaaaagaataagaaacgaGATACttgaagtaaaagaaaaaataaataaaacgcgTATGGTTGAACCCGATTGTTTATGGTGACGTACCATTAACACATAACACGTGCCGCACGCGCACGGTGTAAATGCGAGTTTGAATacttgaaaagaaaaggatgCAATTGCTCTTCTAACTAAAAATTGTCGTATTCAAAAAAGATAAATggcattttatttatacagagAAGGTTGGACTGTTCAGAGATTTAGGGTCTTTAATTATAgattgattatatatatgtatgtagacaCATAAACTTCTGTTTATGAATAAGATACCATTTGGCTAAATGGTATACGCGGAATGGACTATACGCATTGAAACTTCGGTGTAACTCGACCGCCGTCGCAATATTCAGCCATTGAGCGCCATCTCTCGGAATCGTTAAGAGTTCTTTCGTTCGCCACTTCGGCAGTGATGCCGCCATGTGACGGTACGCGCTTGAATTCAACTCTTTCCATCCACAATTTATTACCATCCGGTAAGTCACTCGATTCTACTTTTATAGTAGTTACACGTCAAtcgatgataaataaatatgcttCCTAAGATTATGCAAATCGAcgacgaaatgaaatttcgaattttcatcgtaactCTTGTATAGTTTTTGTCAAATACACAATACACAAAATACACCGTAACAGAAAATTGCCAGTGTTGTTGTGAtatgattatttatataatttttatttccactaAGTAATTGCTTAACGCATTTCATAAACAAATGTTGACTCCACGTTATCACTGAGTCGACCGCACAAGCTTGTATACCAGATAAGAATTATAGTCACACATAAGTATATGTACTATACTGTAATGCGTACGTTATTTAAAGaggaaaaatcttttataCCGGATCCTTAAAGTTTCTCGTCGTAAAATATTCTCGCTCTCGGCGAAACGATCAGGCATCTTCTTTTCTTCAGCatataaaatcaattgaattttgaCTTAAGACTCACCGCTGACAGATTGAAAGATTTATCATAATCGCGACTGTCTAACGACGCTGAACTATCGAAAGGCCTCCGTGATTCCCAGCCGGTAGGGGCCTGATTATACAGTTatagatgaaataaattctttaaattttacGCTTGGCAGGCAATAGTTTGCGCTTGCCGGGATCAGTAAACTCATTTGAATAGCTAAATTAAGCTTTTCGGGAGGGGTATAAGGAGATGAttaaaaaagatagaaaaattatgatttagATTAGACAGTTGATTACAAATACGACTTGGTCATAACGTGGCCGTGCGCGGCCAAAGACGCCCGCGGCGATCGCTAACCAActattataatttctttctacTTGTTCTTCCGGTAACGAAcagcggaaaaaaaataacgaaacagACGAAACCTAACATTGTTGAGTATTTCGCTCGCCTCGCTGCAGGAAGAGGAAATCGTGAGCCTACTCGCATTAGACCGtcacataaatttatatttacactATAACCAGATCATGGTTCACGTTTATTGCGCTGGCCTAAAGATGCGTTCGATTCTCGATGTCgaatcttgaattttatgGATGCAGAAATTATTCGAATCTTTAGAAACGGGAATTAAGTTGTTAGCTTTTCTTGCGGTAAATTTTGGTTCGagtttttgataaaaagtCGACGAACAGTATTTAGCGAGGTATTTAGTGTAGCTTTCGATTTACTGACCACGAAGAAGTTCCGATATGCAATATTAAAACCTCCTGGATATTGTTTCTGAATCCttcggaagaaaaaatcgGCGAAATCGTGAACCGTGGTttgatgtaaaatattttttaaacacgaaGTTTTCCTTCTGCACGTTGATTATTTTCATGC from Diprion similis isolate iyDipSimi1 chromosome 12, iyDipSimi1.1, whole genome shotgun sequence encodes the following:
- the LOC124413581 gene encoding uncharacterized protein LOC124413581, with translation MSAFCEMELTMKVIKALVLVLIGVQRAASSGPFVQEALAKVFGPWTPYTNVRTIQLLNQLCNESQKDDEVRTDACYGCFFRSSNQSPGYPMLLTMASCADTYLNNTDYGHCQGYLRNATNSISTRTTPGIIYCSFLECIRQVNKNMLEANEVAPPIDQRRLQARETSSVLTASNNNEHHSHYFASFQFSRRNLQRRKSICVIVDRRESDGNTIAQCVNEAKAMFSSFNCADVQLSQLFVNATACVLAKTRCGYLNPVTGTTQDDDLANKLNIISINALQVNTNYDLNIIRVPFVHPAKGDECGKFRNVDQASWPSVEC